One genomic segment of Mesoterricola silvestris includes these proteins:
- a CDS encoding ABC transporter permease, translated as MPIYAPSLPPRPEQGQGLHPALVIFRFDLRRVLRLKLGRFFGFVFVVILLILCAELYLNHLMASRSSLADVKRVADAFLPQGAKFQAGLLNPLMIAVLWLQVALVGGGLVARDTLYRIRPLLYAHPVTPRDYLAAKALFAAGLPLAVMLPFILLPWGLSLAIGGLRGPVWPSAPLYLVPAALAVSALMGAVTLGASSLASSPKAGFGWALGILLGSSALSAVASGVMGDPRWLALGVGTLSKAWPRLILGLDTQQGWIPVVLGTAFHLTLWLAVAIRRTRPSEAIL; from the coding sequence ACAGGGCCAGGGCCTGCACCCCGCCCTGGTGATCTTCCGCTTCGATCTGCGGCGGGTGCTGCGCCTGAAGCTGGGACGGTTCTTCGGGTTCGTGTTCGTGGTCATCCTGCTGATCCTCTGCGCGGAGCTCTACCTGAACCACCTCATGGCCAGCCGTTCCTCCCTGGCCGACGTGAAGCGCGTGGCCGACGCCTTCCTGCCCCAGGGCGCCAAGTTCCAGGCGGGCCTCCTGAACCCCCTCATGATCGCCGTCCTCTGGCTCCAGGTGGCCCTGGTGGGGGGCGGACTGGTGGCGAGGGACACGCTCTACCGCATCCGGCCCCTGCTCTACGCCCACCCCGTGACGCCCCGGGACTACCTGGCCGCCAAGGCCCTCTTCGCCGCGGGGCTGCCCCTGGCCGTGATGCTCCCCTTCATCCTGCTGCCCTGGGGCCTGTCCCTGGCCATCGGCGGGCTCCGGGGCCCGGTGTGGCCCTCCGCGCCCCTGTACCTGGTGCCCGCGGCCCTGGCCGTCTCGGCCCTCATGGGGGCCGTCACCCTGGGCGCATCCAGCCTCGCCTCCTCCCCCAAGGCCGGCTTCGGGTGGGCCCTGGGCATCCTGCTGGGCTCCAGCGCCCTGAGCGCCGTGGCCTCCGGGGTCATGGGCGATCCCCGGTGGCTGGCCCTGGGGGTGGGCACCCTGAGCAAGGCCTGGCCCCGGCTCATCCTGGGCCTGGACACCCAGCAGGGCTGGATCCCGGTGGTGCTGGGCACCGCCTTCCACCTCACCCTGTGGCTCGCCGTAGCCATCCGCCGCACCCGCCCCAGCGAGGCCATCCTATGA
- a CDS encoding ABC transporter ATP-binding protein codes for MISLQRASLRYGDILGLSPTSFHLGPEGGITGLLGPNGAGKSSLIQLLSGLLPPSGGQVEIFGEAPFRNPAVLSRLGLVPEGDRFPGGMRADRWLRMMAQLSGLEGRALDLALRRALAITGMEARAAQPFTSMSKGMRQRIRLAQALLHEPRLLILDEPFNGLDPEARLQLMDLLRMLAGGGTRVLVSSHILGEVAQLTDRILLLFRGRLLAEGSVPEIRELLDRHPVELRVTAESATAVARWAVEQDELVGLRMEEGGAVLAVRNPRTFLPRLQEAVVDGRLPLAALDPLDLNLDAVFQFLTKDHQ; via the coding sequence ATGATCTCCCTGCAGCGCGCCTCCCTCCGGTACGGCGATATCCTCGGCCTGTCCCCCACCAGCTTCCACCTGGGCCCCGAGGGCGGCATCACCGGCCTCCTGGGCCCCAACGGCGCCGGCAAGTCCAGCCTCATCCAGCTCCTGAGCGGCCTGCTGCCCCCCAGCGGCGGCCAGGTGGAGATCTTCGGCGAAGCGCCCTTCCGCAACCCCGCCGTCCTCTCCCGCCTGGGCCTGGTGCCCGAGGGGGACCGCTTCCCGGGCGGCATGCGCGCGGACCGCTGGCTGCGCATGATGGCCCAGCTTTCCGGCCTCGAGGGCCGCGCCCTGGACCTGGCCCTGCGGCGGGCCCTGGCCATCACGGGGATGGAGGCCCGGGCCGCCCAGCCCTTCACGTCCATGTCCAAGGGCATGCGCCAGCGCATCCGCCTGGCCCAGGCCCTGCTCCACGAGCCCCGGCTCCTCATCCTGGACGAGCCCTTCAACGGCCTGGATCCCGAAGCCCGCCTCCAGCTCATGGACCTGCTCCGCATGCTGGCCGGGGGCGGAACCCGCGTCCTCGTGTCCAGCCACATCCTGGGCGAAGTGGCCCAGCTAACCGACCGCATCCTCCTGCTCTTCCGGGGCCGGCTCCTGGCCGAGGGGAGCGTGCCCGAGATCCGCGAGCTCCTGGACCGGCACCCGGTGGAACTGCGCGTCACCGCGGAATCCGCCACCGCCGTGGCCCGGTGGGCCGTGGAGCAGGACGAGCTGGTGGGCCTGCGCATGGAGGAGGGCGGGGCCGTCCTGGCCGTGCGCAATCCGCGGACCTTCCTGCCCCGGCTCCAGGAGGCCGTGGTGGATGGGCGCCTGCCCCTGGCGGCCCTGGACCCCCTGGACCTCAACCTGGACGCGGTCTTCCAGTTCCTCACCAAGGACCACCAATGA